CCAGAGCCCGCTGGGCGGAGCGCGGTTCACGGTGCAGCTGCCGCTGGGCACCGAGGGATAGGAAGACCGTGAGATTGAACATCTCCTGGGTCCGTAACCGCAAGGTCATGGGCTTTGTTATTGATCCGTGCCTTGATTCATAGCGTTTCCAGCGCGGAGGTGTCTATCTTGTCGAGAGCTCTGATCACTGAGGCACTACCGACTTACGCTCGGATCGGTAGTTACTCAGGGGTCTTTACCCCTTCTTCCCCACCCCGAACAGGCCCAGCCCCCAGCCCATCGCCGGCCCCACCGCCAGCGCAAAGGCCAGCGTGCCCCAGCCCAGCGGTCCGCCCAGCGCCCAGCCGAGCAGCAGCACGGTCAGTTCCACCCCGCCCCGGATGCGCGGCACGGGCCACCCGGCGACGCGGTGCAGTGCCAGGGTCAGGCCGTCACGGGGGCCCGCGCCCAGGCCGGCGGCCACATACGCTCCGGTGGCAAAGCCCAGCAGGGCCACCCCCAGCGCAAACTGCAGCCAGCGCCACCCCAGCGCGGCCGGGTCAGGCACCAGCGGGGCGAGCACGTCCAAAAAAAAGCCGATCAGCAGCACGTTCAGCAGTGTGCCCACGCCGAGGCGTTCGTGCAGCCGCAGGGCGGTAAAGGCCACGATCAGCACCCCGGTCAGGACGCTCACCAGCCCCACCGTCAGCGGCAGGTGCCGCGTGAGGCCCACGTGCAGCACCTCCCAGGGGGCCACGCCCACGCGGGCGTCGAGCATCATGCGCAGGCTCAGGCCGTACAGGAACAGTCCGCCCACGAGCAGGCCGTAGCGCCCCGGCAGGGAGGTGCGGGTCAGGGGGGCCAGCGGGGAGAAGGCCGTCACCGGGGTTTAGCGGGCCCGCCGTGTGGCGCGGTTGCCCGCCGTGTCGATCACGGTGATGTCGGCCCAGATGCCGGTCGTCTCGGCATAAAACTCGGTGCGGGGACCGGGCGTGATGTTCAGGCGGTTGCCGTCCACAAGCACCTGCGCCACGCTGGTGTTGTCCTTGGCCACCCCCGAGACGCGGATGGTGCTGCCGCTTTTCTCAAAGCTCGTGACCTCGATGGTCGGCTTGACCGAATCCACGCTGACCGGCAGCACCAGGGTGGAGGTGTTGCCCGCCGCGTCGCTGGCCCCGATGGTGTACTGCCCACGCTCGCCCTCGATCAGCGTCTTGAACTGGAAGTGCGCGAGCTTGCGGCTGCCCGGCAGGATGGGAATGGCTTTGCCGTCCACCGTGATCTCGGTGACTCCCACGTCATCGAGCACATACCCGTCGACCACGAAGGACTTCTGGGTATTGGCCGCGCCTCCGGCGCTCGTGATCGAGATACGCGGTTTGAAGGTGTCGGTGGTGCGGGCGCAGCCGCTGAGCAAAAGCAGCGCCAGCACGGGCAGGCCCAGCGCGGGCAGAAAGGACGGGCGGCGCATGCCAGAAAGTATAGCGGGGGGCTCCCTCCTCAGGCACGCCGGCACCGGGCAGGACCTGCTGCACTCTCCCGGGCCGCCCGACCCCCTACAATGCGGCCCGTGAGTGTGTCCGCCCGAGCCTTCCCCCCGCCCAGCGCCGCCATTCCCGAGGGCACGCGCGACGTTCTGCCGCCCGAGTGGGGACAGCGTGAGGCCCTGCGCGCCCGGCTCTCTGCGCTGTTCAGCGTATGGGGCTACCGCGGCGTGGAGGTGCCCGCGCTGGAATTCGCCGACCCCCGACATCCACAGGACGAGCGGGTGTTCAAGTTGATCGACTCGGGCGGACAGGTGCTCGCTCTGCGCGGCGAATTCACGACGGCCATCGGGCGGCTGGTGCGCTCGCAGTTTGCGCAGGGGCCGTTTCCGCTGCGGCTGCAGTACAGCGGTCGGCTGTGGCTGCGTGCGCTGACGAGCGAACTCGGCCGCCTGCGCGAATTCGGCCAGACCGGCGTGGAACTGATCGGCGTCTCCGGCGCACGCCCCGACGCCGAGCTGCTGCAGCTCGCGGCGGCGGCGCTGGCCGAGGTGGGCGTGAATGCCCAGCTGGAAGTCGGGTATCCCGGTTTCGTGGACGCGGTGCTGGAGGACGCCGACCTGCACGGCCCCGCCCGCGATGAGCTGCACAGCGCGGTGGACCGCAAGAGCGGCGCGGACATCGACCTGCTCTCGCGCCGCGAGGGGCTGCCCACCGCCGTGACGCGCACATTGCATGCCCTGACCGACCTGTACGGTGGTCCCGAGGTGCTGAACGCCGCCGGGGCGCTGGCACGCGGCGAGCGGGCCCACGCGGCGGTCGCCCACCTGCGTGAAGTCACGGCGGTGTACGGCGGCCCCCTCCTGTACGACCTGGGGGCCAGCCGCCGCTACGACTACTACACCGGCCTGACCTTCCGCGCCTACGCCGCCGGCCTGAACCAGCCGGTGCTGGGCGGGGGCCGCTACGCCCTGGAGGGTGGCCGGCTCTCGGGCGCGGGTTTCGCCATCGGCCTGGAGCGGTTGCTGCGGGCCGCCGCGCCGCAGCTGCCGCCCGAGCCGGAAGTGGTCCTGGCCCTGGACTCCGCCGGAGCGCAGGCGGCCCGCGCCGCCGGTCTGCACGCCGAACTGGCCTGGACCGACGACCTCCAGGAACTGCGGGCTTTCTGTGCGGCGCGGGGCATTCGCCGCTGGGCCCGGGGCGCGGCGCTGTTCGAACCGCCGGAGCCGGGCGGAGCGGCGCCCCAACCCGAGGTGGGCCTGTGACCCCGGCCCCCGTCCGCGCGCCCGATCACCTCACGCTGGCGCTGCCCAAGGGCCGCATTCTGGAAGAGGCCGTCGCGCTGCTGTCTCTCGCCGGGCTGCCGCTGACCCTCCCCGAGAAATCCCGCGCGCTGCGGCACGAATTTCCGGACGTGGGCGTGACCATCTTGGAACTGCGCAACCAGGA
This DNA window, taken from Deinococcus aerophilus, encodes the following:
- a CDS encoding ATP phosphoribosyltransferase regulatory subunit, which encodes MRPVSVSARAFPPPSAAIPEGTRDVLPPEWGQREALRARLSALFSVWGYRGVEVPALEFADPRHPQDERVFKLIDSGGQVLALRGEFTTAIGRLVRSQFAQGPFPLRLQYSGRLWLRALTSELGRLREFGQTGVELIGVSGARPDAELLQLAAAALAEVGVNAQLEVGYPGFVDAVLEDADLHGPARDELHSAVDRKSGADIDLLSRREGLPTAVTRTLHALTDLYGGPEVLNAAGALARGERAHAAVAHLREVTAVYGGPLLYDLGASRRYDYYTGLTFRAYAAGLNQPVLGGGRYALEGGRLSGAGFAIGLERLLRAAAPQLPPEPEVVLALDSAGAQAARAAGLHAELAWTDDLQELRAFCAARGIRRWARGAALFEPPEPGGAAPQPEVGL
- a CDS encoding YczE/YyaS/YitT family protein; protein product: MTAFSPLAPLTRTSLPGRYGLLVGGLFLYGLSLRMMLDARVGVAPWEVLHVGLTRHLPLTVGLVSVLTGVLIVAFTALRLHERLGVGTLLNVLLIGFFLDVLAPLVPDPAALGWRWLQFALGVALLGFATGAYVAAGLGAGPRDGLTLALHRVAGWPVPRIRGGVELTVLLLGWALGGPLGWGTLAFALAVGPAMGWGLGLFGVGKKG